From the Lolium rigidum isolate FL_2022 chromosome 2, APGP_CSIRO_Lrig_0.1, whole genome shotgun sequence genome, one window contains:
- the LOC124693252 gene encoding phenylalanine--tRNA ligase alpha subunit, cytoplasmic, which produces MATRDVEAGLLAHLSTNAEIADSRSFASSLGVPHKELEDVIKSLSAFRIVQSADITKETWVLTDEAKGYAARGSPEVQLVAAIPPEGASKAALKEKLGDVVFDIGMKAAARNKWIGFQKGNKDLVLRMVDETKDELQEQLKRLENGEVVANKVIDDLKKRKLVTKEKTIWYSLKKGPEFVLKRKTLATDVTREHLKSGDWKDLEFKDYNYGALGQPIPTGYVNPLLEVRESIQNIFIEMGFIEMPTNMFVESSFWNFDALFQPQQHPARDSHDTFFLKAPSTTTQLPNDYLEKVKQIHQSGGYGSKGYGYDWKRDEAEKNLLRTHTTAVSARMLYKIAQEKPFAPKRYYSIDRVFRNEAVDRTHLAEFHQIEGLICDYGLTLGDLKGVLEDFFSRLGMSQLRFKPAYNPYTEPSMEIFSYHDGLKKWVEIGNSGMFRPEMLLPMGLPEGVNVIAWGLSLERPTMILYGIDNIRDLFGPKVDFNLIKSSQMCRLGM; this is translated from the exons ATGGCGacgagggacgtggaggcgggcctCCTCGCGCACCTCAGCACCAACGCCGAGATCGCGGACTCCCGCTCCTTCGCGTCCTCCCTCGGCGTCCCGCACAAGGAGCTCGAGGACGTCATCAAGAGCCTCTCCGCCTTCCGCATCGTCCAGAGCGCG GACATCACCAAGGAGACGTGGGTGCTCACGGACGAGGCCAAGGGGTACGCCGCCAGGGGATCCCCCGAGGTGCAGCTCGTCGCCGCCATCCCGCCCGAGGGTGCCTCCAAGGCCGCGCTCAAG GAGAAATTGGGGGACGTGGTCTTCGACATTGGGATGAAGGCAGCCGCCAGGAACAAGTGGATTGGCTTCCAGAAGGGGAATAAAGACCTCGTCCTGCGAATG GTTGATGAAACCAAGGATGAGTTGCAAGAGCAGCTTAAGAGGCTGGAGAACGGGGAG GTTGTTGCTAACAAAGTAATCGATGATTTGAAGAAAAGAAAGCTTGTAACAAAGGA GAAAACAATTTGGTATTCACTAAAGAAAGGACCTGAGTTTGTTTTAAAGAGAAAAACTTTGGCAACTGATGTGACACGAGAACATCTCAAGAG TGGTGACTGGAAGGATTTGGAATTTAAAGATTATAATTATGGAGCTCTGGGACAACCTATTCCGACAGGATATGTGAACCCGTTGTTAGAg GTCCGAGAGAGCATCCAAAACATTTTCATCGAGATGGG ATTCATTGAGATGCCGACAAACATGTTTGTAGAGAGCAG CTTCTGGAATTTTGATGCACTGTTCCAGCCACAACAGCATCCTGCTCGGGATTCACATGATACATTTTTCCTCAAAG cccCTTCTACAACAACACAATTACCTAATGACTATCTTGAGAAAGTAAAGCAAATCCATCAGTCTGGTGGTTATGGCTCCAAAGG ATATGGTTATGATTGGAAGCGAGATGAAGCAGAGAAAAATCTGCTTCGTACTCACACGACTGCGGTTTCCGCAAGGATGCTATACAAGATAGCACAGGAG AAACCTTTTGCTCCAAAGAGATACTATTCCATTGATCGTGTTTTCCGAAATGAAGCTGTGGACCGAACTCATCTTGCGGAATTCCACCAGATAGAAG GTCTTATTTGTGATTATGGTTTGACGCTTGGTGATCTGAAAGGTGTATTGGAAGATTTCTTCTCGAGACTAG GCATGTCACAGCTGCGTTTCAAACCAGCCTACAATCCATACACTGAACCAAGCATGGAAATTTTCAG CTACCATGATGGTTTGAAGAAATGGGTGGAAATTGGCAACTCAGGCATGTTCAGACCTGAAATGTTACTTCCCATGGGACTTCCAGAGGGTGTTAATGTCATTGCATGGGGTCTTTCACTTGAAAG GCCAACCATGATTCTCTATGGCATCGACAACATTCGGGACCTCTTTGGACCAAAG GTTGATTTCAATCTCATTAAGAGCAGTCAGATGTGCCGCTTGGGGATGTAG